The sequence TCTCTTTTTAGTTACTGCATCAGCAGGTAAATTAGAACCAAACATGGTCCACATCTGATAAGACACAAAGCTGGGTTAATCTCAGGCACTAAAAAGGTGTGTGTTGGATGGTGACATTATCGCCAGATGCCCTAACAGTCAATTTTTCCTCTTCCACTATAAAATATTTCCCTTGGCCTCAGTGTAGCCTTTGGGATCTGATAAATTGCTGCCTGTAGAACTAACAGGTATTTCTGGGCAGATTTACCAAAGATCAGTAATGCTTGCCATGGCAAAGGAGGAAGTTTTGATGAGTTTGAGTTAGGGATAATGTGCTGAGataaattaaatacatttgtGAAAGCAATGGTGGTTTTGTGTAAGCATTCTGCTGCAGTAACTGAAAACTAGGAAGTGATTCTAAATACAAACAAGTAATTTTAGGTAAATTTGGCAGCAGagtaaaaatgtttcatttttcttcagatagtcaattagtaataaaaagcattaaaatgtgTGTATTGGTACATCTTAGAACACGATGGCTTTGTGTCCATGCCAGGGAACAACCAACCAGAGTCAAATGCATTGAATAGTCAATGTTGGGTCTCACCAACTGCCAAACTCAAGTGTAGTTACAATGAGCTAATGCAGTCAGTAGTTACACCCACTAATGTGCAacattttcatccctttgggtGCATTAGGCATTTGCTGCGCCTCATTCTGTTGGGATTTTTGGGGGGATAATGTGTTACAACCTGGGCTTGCATTGCTGATGAGCAGACTGATCTTAAATCGTGGCATTTTAAATGCAATAACAGCATCATCAGCCCACCTTTGGGGAGTGATTGAACGTAAAGAACATTTTTCAAGAGCAATGAAAAATACTCATATTGAAGACACTTGGAACATTTGTCAGTTCAGTGTAGCGCTGTGAGACAAATGTTGAAACACAAAGAGCAAGGTGGGCAGGATAACTCCAAACAGTAATGATGCACTTTTCATCCAGGTGTCGAGAAAAACCTCTGAACAGTAAATGTTGGGGAGTGGGAGCTGAACGCTGGATGGGGCGGGAGCTGAAGTTCTCTGTAACCTCATTTTAACTGGTGACCGTGACAATTTCACGTCGTGTTCGGCTAGAAAGGACTTGGCGCTGGAGTCCTTGTCAAGCCAGGGATCAGCTGAGCCCCGTCCCAGAGCTGCACGGACAGGGCCAGTGGCGGGGTGGGCAGCCCcgcgggggacaggggacagggccaGTCCCGGTGCCGCCCGGGGGCAGCAGAGCCCGAGGACTGGCTGGGGCCGGCGGGGACACCCCAGTCCGGAGCCCAAGGGAGCCACCCACGCGGCGGGGCACGGCCTGGGGCCCCGGACCGCTCCTGTGCCCCCAGCCACGTCCTGCGCCCCCGCAGCGCTCCCAAGCCCGAGGGAGGTGCCGGACCGTGCCGGTTGTGATGGAGCGTTCCAGGCTGTGCGGTGCCGCCTCTCTCCCCCGTGCGGGAGGAACCGCCTCCCCCGCCCGCCCCTACCCCATAACGGCTCCTCCCGCGGCGCACCGGCCGGCAGCGcttcccggccccgccgctcctcGTCCCGCCGCCGAGCCCGGGCACGGAGCGGCTCCTCGGCGCTCCGGCAACCCGGCGGGATGAGCCGAGGCCCGCAGGACGGCCCTAACGGCAGCGAGCCCAGCGCCATGCCGGACAACGGGACGGAGCGGGCGGTGTGCTGCGGGGCTGTCACCGTGGCGTTCCCGCTCACCTTCATGATCATCGGCCTGGTGGGCAACATGCTGGCCCTGGTGCTGGTCGTCCGCTGCTACCGGGCCAAGGAGAACCAGCAGAAGCAATCCTTCCTGCTGTGCATCTTCTCCCTAGCGCTCACCGacctgctggggcagctgcttATCAGCCCCATCGTCATCACCGTCTACCTGGCCAACCGCTCCTGGGACACCATCGACCCCACGCACAACCTCTGCATCTTCTTCGGCTTCAGTATGACAGTCTTCGGGCTCAGCCCACTCTTCATCGCCAGCGTCATGGCCGTGGAGAGGACTCtagccatcctcacccctcacTGGTACGCCAGCCACATCAACGTGTGGGTGACCACCATGGTGATGCTCGGCGTCTGCCTGTTCATCTGCTTCTTTGGGCTCCTGCCTGTCATCGGCCTGGGAGAGTACACGGTGCAGTGGCCCGGGACCTGGTGCTTTGTCAGCACCAGCAACAGCCAGCTCACCAGGAACCTCGTCTTCACCTCCATTTTTGCCATCCTGGGGCTCCTCTCGCTCATGGTGACCGTGGTGTGCAACCTGGTCACCATGAAGGCCATGGTGTCTCGCTGCCGGAACAAAGTAACCATGTCGCACTCCAGCAAGCAGTGGGGACGGATCACCGCAGAGACGCTGATCCAGCTCTTGGGGATCTCGTGTATCCTCTTGATTTGCTGGGCACCACTGCTGGTAGGTCACTAATCCCCCACCATGGGTTAacccccagccccctccctcggaacagggtggtggcactggtggtCCAGGTTCTGCAGGGACAGTGTGGCCATGCATGGGCTCTGCAgaaagcagggacagggacagagcccGTGGGTGCCAGGTGTGGGGAGCTGGTAGGAGGACATCGTGACTCCCACCCTGCACACCCCATCATCAGCACCCCGAGGGTCTGAgggtgataggacaatggaacaAGAACTGACTTGGTCCTCGTTTGAAGGAACCTATGAGGAAGTTTATCAAGAGCTTATGGCGATGGAGCTTTGTGCTCTTGGGAAACAGCCACTGACGATTTTTTATTTGTTCCCACCTTAAACTCATTTCAGTGCTTTATGAGAAAAAGTACTGCTTGTGCCTATGCCTTCTGGTCTTCAGCAAGTCGCTCACTGTATCTTATTTACGGCAGCATTCTGggcttgtttctggttttttagAGGACCCTGGCATTTGTTTCCTCTATTTTGTTGTTCCTCACATGCCCTTTCTTGAGTAAACCCCTCCTCATGGTTCAGGAGTGGAGGAGGCTGAATTCACATCTCTGTCTGCACACTCGGGAGTCTGGTACCCTGTCTGAAAAGGGCAGCTTATTCTGTTCCCAGAGGATAGTATGATTTTTTGAAAGTTTGTGCTTGCCAGAAAGGGCTGAAGgtggctgtgggtgttggaagtTATGTGAGAGGTACCTAATGACCGGAGAAGGATTTGTCTTCCTTCTTGCACACAGAGAACTTGAGCTCTCTTGATGGGGCTGTGACATGAGCAATGGCCAACACAGCTGATGGGTGTGaggtaaaaagagaaaacaaattaatttagTAACATTATCCTTGAAATGCCATAAAATCTCCAAAATAAGCCTTCCCCGAAGTAAGAGGCTGTGAATTAACTTTCTAGAGAACATTAACAGCTTGCGacaaaaatgaaatatgaaaCCACGTTGAAAATTCAGTGAGAATTTGCAAGCGAAGAATAATGTTCTGTCCCCCCAAGCCCCAAGGAACGTTGGGTATGATAAGTTAAACCAAGGTGGCTGCCCTGTCCCATTTCTGCCGTCCCACTGACGAGCGCAACGAAGTGCCGAGGGGAGACATCAGGGTTTCTTTATTTTACTGAAGTTAACTGTTGCATGCTTGTCTGTAGTTAAAGAGCTCAAAAAACGGGAAGGCATTCATTAATGAAGGATGCACGTTTGTCTCTCAGCCCATGTTTTTGTAGCTGTTCTGTTGGGATGTGGGTTCTGCCCTGAGATGCTCCCTGGAGCAGGACCACGGAGCCATCACACCCAGGGGTTTAACCAGCCTTGGAGAATAGAGAGAAAACCCCTGAGATGAGGGATACTGTCTGTCTTCCTTCAGCCCTCGTGTGCTCAGAATAACCCGTGAGGACGCAGGGACCCCTCTGGCTGCTTTGCTTCCCGTGACGTTTTTGCAGATTTAGCAATGGGGAGTCAAACTGTTACGGCTGCCCACACTGTGCTGAACAGGTCTGTGGGAAGGGTTAATGGGATGAGTTGATGGGCAGTGCTAATGGGATGAATTAACAAAGCTAAGCgcagagcagaggctgtgctAACATGGCTGGCACCTCCAAAAACACTTGTGGGGCTGGTGGAGGAGTGTGGGGCGGTGGGACGTGAGCAGAGCCGCCGGCCAGGAGCCGGACGCGTGAGGAGATGCTGGTCTGGACCCTTCGCACATGTTTCGTGATGGTGTGTGGGGCTGGTCCCTGCTGGGCATCCCGACTGGAATCCAGGACGAATTTGCTGACAGTGCGGCAGCGACACGTGAGGGCAGATAATTTGTGCTGTGGGGTTCTGCAAAACTCCTCTGGCTAATCAGCATGTTCTCTGGTCTTTATATGCTGGAAATCAAGCAGCTTCTTTGATTTCCTTCAGGCACGGAAGGATTTTTATACATAACACTTTAATGTTTTCTGTACAACTACGAAGTACGAATTAGGAAAAGTACAAACTGGAAAATTATATTTGGGaaaatttttgtcttttttatttttttccccctatgtaCAATGGAAGTTCACTGTGGGCTCTTTGCAGTACAGCCCACACCCAAGAAATAACCCCAGAAAGTCCCTGTGAACTACAGGCCAACCTCAGCCATATACTACAAAGATATTGCACAAAATGCAGCTTGTCTTTGGTTGTAAGTCTGCAAACCAGGGTAGTGGAGGTCTGATGGTAGTGGAAAATTACATTCAGTGATAACAGTAACATTTAATTTACTCTAATTTAATAAATACAATTTTTGACTATATTAACATATGCATTTTGAGTCAAAATTTTTATTGGCATAAATTGTATTGTTCCACCTGATGTTGTTCCTCCAGCTTTTGCAGTCCTTCTTTTAATTAATTTAGAAGACCGCTACAGGCCATGATAAACAACGTTTAAGGACATCAAACAATTAAAATTTCCAGTAGACCAATTGCTGGTCCGATAAATATTCCAGTAAAGGAATATTAtgtaataaaaccaaaaataagcAGCAGTTGTCTGCTTGGAAACTGTATTTTATTAGCCTGATATTTTTGTAGCTCCATGGGTTCACTTACAAAAGGAACAAGACAAGGTCTGGAAAACAAGGCTCATTGCAGAGTTCCTAAAGGAAGAGCCAGAGGAGCCCCTCTGGTTTGTCCCAGTATTCAGATTCTTTTCTCCCAGGTTGGCTCCAAGGGCTCACTAACAAAAGAACAAGAGAAGGCAGCATAGAGAGAGCTgtggtggtgacagtgacagtgactgtGACAGTGTCCCAACAGGCGGCAGTGGCAGGGGAAGTGGTGGGGCTGTGGTTGAGTAGCTCCTTAATGCAGTCAGGATCCATATCTCTCTGTACTTTTAAAAGCTCTGTCCACGGTtacttattttcagttttatttaaattaaaggtAGTAGATTAAATCCTCAACTGCTTCTGtttaaagaaacacaaacaaTTCTGCATTGCTGTCCAAGCTGCCCTGCCTTCCGGACTCATCTTGGTCTTTCCAAGGTCAACACATGGTGACGGATCTGGCATCCAGAATATCTGTTGGAATGGAAAAATCCTCCCCCATAGCCTCTGCTCCTGGCCACTCTTGCTCTGagtgtccccattttgggggacAGCAGCAGCTCAGATGTGACATTTCTGGGTGACGCTGTGCTCTGAGGACAGCATTCTGTGGGAAAACCTGGGCTGGTGTTGCTGCTGGTGGGTTTGTCCTGGTGCTTTCCAAAGGCTGAAGTGAAGACGTTGGGCAGGGCCGCGAATGACTGACGGCGAGTCTCGGGCTTttccctgcattttctgtttatttagtgTGTGATACCACTGACCTTTGCAAAGTTAGATGTGCAGCAGAGCCATCATGCACAGGTGTCCATCTCCTCCACATGCACAGGAGACAcatcaaaatcatagaatcacagaccagtttgtgttgaagggaccctcgcagctcccccagtgccacccctgccatgagcagggacatcttcaccagctcaggttgctcagagccctgtccagcctggcctgggatgtctc comes from Patagioenas fasciata isolate bPatFas1 chromosome 6, bPatFas1.hap1, whole genome shotgun sequence and encodes:
- the PTGER3 gene encoding prostaglandin E2 receptor EP3 subtype, with translation MSRGPQDGPNGSEPSAMPDNGTERAVCCGAVTVAFPLTFMIIGLVGNMLALVLVVRCYRAKENQQKQSFLLCIFSLALTDLLGQLLISPIVITVYLANRSWDTIDPTHNLCIFFGFSMTVFGLSPLFIASVMAVERTLAILTPHWYASHINVWVTTMVMLGVCLFICFFGLLPVIGLGEYTVQWPGTWCFVSTSNSQLTRNLVFTSIFAILGLLSLMVTVVCNLVTMKAMVSRCRNKVTMSHSSKQWGRITAETLIQLLGISCILLICWAPLLIMMLKMIFTNTSLEHCKGFPLDTQNPDLQEICSVFLTAVRLASLNQLLDPWVYLLFRNFLLEKFCQLASAISKCSTNQWKERSIALAEESRQTEA